The following are encoded in a window of Synergistaceae bacterium genomic DNA:
- a CDS encoding DUF4153 domain-containing protein, which yields MNRTDRNRYICVALTALFQGLLLGIYAVITSGHPALLRLRIIPSKFLAFMPLPAIFLVPLVFWLSQEHWGRRLWNLLAGLAAVLLALWAYRLWSYGGFLAGVVPSQKADLIRISLAVFMIVPFFQCRIASWSWKFPYSEMFFQMCRNLFLLFQASIVIAVFWGLLITAGLLFDIVGLHFVPLLLFNPVCAVPLTTIIIAVSISVAIKHPGIDSLGRWLLAVLAWLLPFFSLLSLAFLVCLLWGGSTGLNALWNTGQASTLMLLLQAGTIILANAAWLDGSKSAFRTRSIDILAQVSLLCLPVYSVLCLYSISLRISQYGLTSDRVQALFLAVTAGIWGVAYAGTVIARNWPVSIGRVNIACILFVALLVILMNSPVLDPLRLSAEDQISRLKSGEIQPEDFDYKYLASLGRYGREKLDILSTSNDMAGPESPKEITQGGITFVFSPSKVRLLSQDKSLIGTIYGYFPPNVSRSVKPVPVPPDYEIDGTIYRPDYAR from the coding sequence ATGAACAGAACAGACAGAAACCGCTATATATGCGTGGCACTTACGGCACTATTTCAGGGGTTATTGCTGGGAATCTACGCCGTAATAACGTCCGGGCATCCTGCATTGCTGCGTCTCAGGATAATTCCTTCGAAATTCTTGGCGTTCATGCCATTGCCCGCGATATTTCTTGTTCCGCTGGTGTTCTGGCTGTCTCAGGAGCACTGGGGGCGGCGGCTCTGGAATCTTCTTGCGGGGCTTGCGGCGGTGCTTCTTGCGCTCTGGGCTTACCGTTTATGGTCTTACGGGGGATTTTTAGCGGGCGTAGTGCCGTCGCAGAAGGCTGACCTTATACGCATATCGCTTGCGGTGTTCATGATTGTGCCGTTCTTCCAGTGCCGTATAGCCTCGTGGAGCTGGAAATTTCCCTACAGCGAGATGTTTTTCCAGATGTGCAGAAATTTGTTCCTGCTCTTTCAGGCTTCAATAGTGATTGCGGTCTTCTGGGGCTTGCTGATTACGGCGGGGCTTCTTTTTGACATTGTGGGACTTCATTTCGTGCCGCTTCTGCTGTTCAATCCTGTCTGCGCTGTTCCTCTGACAACGATAATAATTGCCGTCTCAATCTCCGTAGCCATAAAGCACCCGGGAATAGACTCACTTGGCCGCTGGCTGCTGGCTGTTCTGGCGTGGCTTCTGCCGTTCTTCTCGCTGTTGTCGCTGGCGTTCCTCGTGTGCCTTCTATGGGGCGGGTCAACGGGACTCAATGCCCTTTGGAACACCGGCCAGGCTTCAACGCTAATGCTATTGCTTCAGGCGGGTACAATAATTCTCGCTAATGCGGCGTGGCTTGACGGGTCAAAATCTGCGTTCAGGACTCGGAGTATTGACATCCTCGCGCAGGTCTCGCTGCTTTGCCTCCCGGTGTATTCTGTCCTTTGCCTGTACTCAATCAGCCTGAGAATTTCGCAGTACGGCCTTACGTCTGACCGTGTGCAGGCGTTATTTCTTGCTGTTACGGCTGGTATATGGGGAGTCGCTTACGCCGGGACGGTAATCGCACGAAACTGGCCTGTCTCAATCGGCCGGGTTAATATCGCGTGTATATTGTTCGTGGCACTCCTTGTGATTCTCATGAACTCGCCTGTTCTTGACCCTCTTAGGCTGTCGGCTGAGGATCAAATTTCGCGGCTAAAGTCCGGGGAGATTCAGCCGGAAGATTTCGACTACAAATATTTAGCGTCATTAGGGCGTTACGGGCGGGAGAAGCTCGACATCCTCAGCACCTCAAACGACATGGCCGGCCCTGAGTCCCCGAAAGAAATCACGCAGGGGGGAATAACTTTCGTGTTCAGCCCGTCAAAAGTCCGTCTCCTGAGTCAGGACAAATCACTAATCGGGACGATATACGGATATTTTCCGCCGAATGTCAGCCGCTCGGTTAAGCCCGTGCCAGTCCCGCCGGATTACGAGATTGACGGAACAATTTACCGCCCCGATTACGCCCGCTGA
- a CDS encoding acyltransferase: protein MKLTAHNGFRASGLQGFRASGLQGFRASGLQGDGRDIVADSLRGFTIILVVYAHVVYWFGSSRIILPRSTVAGEFIAIFHMPLMFMISGYVQGMKDYRASSWLHWLKKSAIDIYFPCMIFSLTQWAVMYFIFSRHNPANFGALQSTDLYMIPVRGFKEYWFLASLFFIKVIHSAFECSRCPGKLHALFWATVFIFPVLSGISLPAGIHYGLYFHCGYILRKRNYISRDKNPGVIAGLILFIAGATLYFAPWAYGAANIFTRTGAAVCSCLGLFTLFYALEVKFSGLVIYGLYSMVIYCLHNWIVACFRMIFTVSGMSSNSDPIMMFVITFAAAMVIPFCVIWLYRNVKLLRWTEYIFYPGRLIFRKKNPPAE from the coding sequence ATGAAATTAACGGCTCATAATGGCTTCAGGGCTTCAGGGCTTCAGGGCTTCAGGGCTTCAGGGCTTCAGGGCTTCAGGGCTTCAGGGCTTCAGGGCGATGGGCGGGATATTGTCGCTGATTCGCTGAGGGGATTTACGATTATCCTTGTTGTGTACGCTCATGTAGTGTACTGGTTCGGTTCTTCAAGAATAATTCTACCGCGTTCGACTGTAGCAGGCGAATTTATAGCCATTTTCCACATGCCGCTGATGTTCATGATTTCAGGATATGTTCAGGGCATGAAAGATTACAGGGCATCAAGCTGGCTTCACTGGCTCAAAAAATCAGCGATTGATATATACTTTCCCTGCATGATTTTCTCGCTCACACAATGGGCGGTAATGTACTTCATTTTTTCCCGCCACAACCCCGCGAATTTCGGCGCGCTCCAAAGCACAGACCTATACATGATCCCCGTGAGGGGCTTCAAGGAGTACTGGTTTCTTGCGTCATTATTCTTCATCAAAGTGATTCATTCCGCGTTTGAATGCTCGCGATGTCCCGGAAAACTTCACGCGCTATTCTGGGCTACGGTGTTCATATTCCCGGTGCTGTCAGGAATTTCACTGCCCGCCGGGATTCATTACGGATTATATTTTCATTGCGGGTACATTCTCAGGAAGCGTAATTATATTTCGCGGGACAAAAATCCAGGTGTCATTGCCGGGCTGATTCTGTTTATCGCAGGGGCCACGCTCTATTTTGCGCCTTGGGCTTATGGAGCGGCAAATATTTTCACGAGGACGGGCGCGGCGGTATGCTCATGTCTGGGACTGTTCACTCTGTTTTACGCATTGGAGGTGAAATTTTCCGGGCTGGTAATTTACGGGCTTTACAGCATGGTGATTTACTGCCTGCACAATTGGATTGTCGCGTGTTTCAGGATGATATTCACGGTTTCGGGGATGTCGTCAAATTCTGACCCTATTATGATGTTTGTGATTACGTTCGCCGCGGCGATGGTGATTCCGTTCTGCGTAATTTGGCTGTACAGGAACGTGAAGCTCCTGCGGTGGACTGAGTATATATTCTATCCGGGAAGATTAATATTCCGCAAGAAAAATCCCCCCGCCGAATAA
- a CDS encoding DUF2993 domain-containing protein, translating into MRKFCMALAIVFVFAGASFADPVDDLLAYYAGQFGVERGEITVDALPDETGQFSDIYMTLTGLVVEGLRIDSVTVRMKGVQFNEPSNWKAGNVECKSAISVNAVAEIFETDINRAIAAKTFGEDGDNDEWHDLSLKIKPAGLSGRGYYKFGFLDILIEIMSNLRVVKGKELWLKDPQVKINKMNLPDYVTKQALGKIQPLVDLSDFPMPLTLHKVELKDGSAVLSSRNLPKPIENGLKYTYTK; encoded by the coding sequence ATGCGTAAATTTTGCATGGCACTTGCTATTGTGTTCGTCTTTGCGGGGGCTTCATTTGCTGACCCTGTTGATGACCTTCTCGCCTACTATGCCGGGCAGTTCGGAGTCGAGCGAGGAGAAATCACCGTTGACGCTCTTCCCGATGAGACAGGGCAATTCAGCGACATATACATGACTTTGACCGGGCTTGTAGTCGAGGGACTCAGGATCGACAGTGTTACAGTCAGGATGAAGGGCGTACAGTTCAATGAGCCGTCAAACTGGAAGGCCGGAAATGTCGAATGCAAAAGCGCGATTTCAGTAAACGCTGTAGCAGAAATTTTCGAGACCGACATAAACCGGGCAATTGCGGCAAAAACTTTCGGCGAGGACGGCGACAATGACGAATGGCATGATCTTTCGCTGAAGATAAAGCCTGCGGGGCTGTCCGGGAGAGGCTACTACAAGTTCGGTTTCCTCGATATTCTCATAGAGATAATGAGCAACCTGCGTGTAGTCAAAGGCAAAGAGCTTTGGCTCAAAGATCCGCAGGTAAAAATCAACAAAATGAATCTCCCCGACTACGTAACAAAACAGGCACTCGGAAAAATTCAGCCTCTTGTTGACCTCAGCGACTTTCCTATGCCGCTTACACTTCACAAAGTCGAGCTGAAAGACGGAAGCGCGGTGCTGTCATCGCGAAATCTTCCCAAGCCAATCGAAAACGGCCTGAAGTACACCTACACGAAATAG
- a CDS encoding ROK family protein, with amino-acid sequence MKFYAGIDIGGTNIKTGIVDELGEIISEDSVPTGADRPQEVVLQDIISSVKESIAKAQVTPIAVGMGSPGLIDSKRGVVVYNNNLGWNEFAIAPAMSEALKIPATLENDADAAALGEVVAGCAKGANSAMIITLGTGVGSGYVVDGKIVRGAEFGHMVIHHGGRKCTCGRSGCFEAYCSATGLINMTREAIADNPGGIMAKIADAEGTVSGHTVFDAAQEGDENAVNVIDTYTEYLACGLANLINGLQPEVIGIGGGIGKQGERLLAPLRAKVQREIYKGLALPRIVSCTLGYKAGLIGAAMAARSGD; translated from the coding sequence ATGAAATTTTACGCGGGAATTGACATAGGCGGGACAAACATCAAGACGGGAATTGTTGACGAACTCGGCGAAATCATCAGCGAGGACAGTGTTCCGACAGGCGCGGACAGACCGCAGGAAGTCGTTTTGCAGGACATAATATCATCGGTGAAGGAGTCAATCGCAAAAGCCCAAGTTACGCCCATAGCTGTGGGAATGGGATCACCCGGTCTGATTGACAGCAAACGCGGAGTCGTCGTCTACAATAACAATTTGGGATGGAATGAGTTTGCGATAGCTCCGGCCATGAGTGAGGCACTCAAAATCCCAGCGACACTGGAGAATGACGCGGACGCGGCCGCATTGGGTGAAGTCGTAGCGGGGTGTGCGAAAGGTGCGAACAGTGCGATGATTATCACGCTCGGAACCGGTGTAGGCTCCGGGTATGTTGTTGACGGGAAAATAGTCCGGGGTGCTGAGTTCGGCCACATGGTAATACATCACGGCGGGCGGAAATGTACCTGCGGGCGTTCCGGGTGCTTTGAGGCGTATTGTTCCGCAACGGGGCTAATCAACATGACGCGGGAAGCAATTGCCGACAATCCCGGCGGAATAATGGCGAAAATTGCGGACGCTGAAGGCACAGTGAGCGGGCATACGGTATTTGACGCGGCGCAGGAAGGCGACGAAAACGCGGTGAACGTCATCGACACTTACACGGAGTATTTAGCGTGCGGGCTTGCGAATCTCATCAACGGCCTTCAGCCTGAAGTAATCGGAATCGGAGGGGGAATCGGGAAACAGGGTGAAAGATTGCTTGCCCCCCTGCGGGCGAAAGTACAGCGTGAAATCTACAAGGGACTCGCCCTGCCCCGTATAGTGTCATGCACACTGGGCTACAAGGCAGGGTTAATCGGCGCGGCAATGGCGGCTCGTTCGGGGGATTAG
- a CDS encoding FAD:protein FMN transferase, producing MKRKFIAALVLILAGLLSLCLRVFREPQEYTRHSQAMNTIIRMTVYGHDNTALDDAFTLLNETDRRLSMYDPSSDISLVNKNAGLVPVSPSPETVEAVNEAIRLYEITGGVFNPLIGPVTRLWKINREDGLNKIPSPESLDSAVKLADIGNISVSGDKIFLREKGCVIDLGGMAKGFASAKIADMLRDKGISSAIIDLGGNVHTVGTKPDGSKWRVGIRNPLKPAGTPALVVDVEDSAVITSGNYERYKTIDGKKYSHFFDPLTGQSVNSDLLSVTVISENGSLADGLATAFMITGVEKALGILRNMANPPGVIFITQEGITATENLREVITQSLIPVTFREVR from the coding sequence ATGAAGAGAAAATTTATTGCCGCCCTCGTTCTGATTCTTGCGGGACTGCTGTCGCTCTGCCTGCGCGTTTTTCGTGAACCGCAAGAGTATACCCGACATTCCCAAGCCATGAACACAATCATACGCATGACGGTTTACGGCCATGACAACACTGCGCTCGATGACGCATTTACGCTCCTGAATGAGACTGACCGCAGACTCTCAATGTATGATCCCTCGTCAGATATTTCACTCGTCAACAAAAACGCCGGACTCGTTCCCGTTTCGCCAAGCCCTGAAACTGTCGAGGCAGTCAACGAGGCAATCAGGCTGTACGAAATCACCGGGGGAGTCTTCAACCCGCTAATCGGCCCGGTAACGAGGCTGTGGAAAATCAACAGGGAGGACGGACTCAATAAAATTCCTTCCCCGGAAAGTTTAGACAGTGCTGTGAAACTGGCTGACATTGGCAACATTTCAGTGTCAGGGGACAAAATATTTCTGCGTGAAAAAGGCTGTGTCATCGATTTGGGCGGAATGGCAAAGGGATTCGCGTCAGCAAAAATTGCGGATATGCTCCGGGATAAAGGCATATCATCAGCAATAATAGACCTCGGCGGGAACGTTCACACAGTCGGGACTAAGCCGGACGGGTCAAAATGGCGCGTGGGAATCAGAAATCCCCTCAAGCCCGCCGGGACTCCTGCTCTTGTCGTTGACGTTGAAGACAGCGCGGTGATTACGTCCGGGAACTATGAGCGGTACAAGACGATTGACGGGAAAAAGTATTCACACTTCTTTGACCCCCTCACAGGGCAGAGCGTGAACAGCGATTTATTGTCGGTTACGGTGATTTCTGAGAACGGCTCACTCGCTGACGGTCTCGCAACGGCATTCATGATTACAGGAGTCGAAAAGGCACTGGGAATCCTGCGGAATATGGCCAATCCTCCCGGCGTAATCTTCATAACGCAGGAAGGAATCACGGCAACGGAAAATCTCCGGGAAGTCATTACGCAGTCTTTGATTCCCGTAACTTTTCGTGAAGTCCGCTGA
- a CDS encoding DNA primase: protein MPNDLTERIRSLLRIEDIIGRTVSLRKTQRGWSGLCPFHDDKSPSFHVYSESQSYYCFACHESGDIFTFVMKTQNLTFPEAVSLLAEEAGIDAGQYRKQGGGRDRSIYDVLKMAQEFFTENFRRLTAGRVYLEGRGISPEIAASFGIGYAPESWSDLLDVLSRRGVDRKMMIDSGLVIEGKNGMHDRFRGRLMFPVKDISGRIIAFGGRLVAPDGTAKYINSPESDIYRKRRNLYMLNTAGNYIREKGYSILCEGYMDVIRLHMAGFRESVASLGTSLTAEQAGLLKRFADRCYICYDGDSAGQKASIRGMYILAENGLDVRVIRLPEGQDPDDFLRANPPESFEKAIASALPLIPYHIEMLRPLLEDGLRRKGALRDLWDGVRKAGADESLRYLASLCGIFSLPPDEMRRRILDGRKNPAREIPAPVPEPETVSNGLECGFCAMLMHNSECRMSPYAGKIAGLLTDEDAKSVAGSIISDGPEGLLDMWRAMGETGKTGIISRGEIFLSQFAGLDEAGKWERICSDIQRQGIMRRIREIEGKMSANTADFDEMRELSGLHEKLRESKTA, encoded by the coding sequence ATGCCGAATGATTTAACCGAAAGAATACGGAGCCTCCTCCGAATCGAGGACATAATAGGCCGCACAGTCAGTCTCAGAAAAACTCAAAGGGGCTGGAGCGGATTATGTCCCTTCCACGATGATAAATCGCCGTCCTTCCATGTGTACAGCGAGTCGCAGAGCTATTACTGTTTCGCGTGCCATGAGAGCGGCGACATTTTCACGTTCGTCATGAAGACTCAGAATCTCACCTTCCCGGAGGCAGTATCGCTTCTTGCTGAGGAGGCCGGCATTGACGCGGGGCAGTACAGGAAACAGGGAGGCGGCAGGGACAGAAGTATATATGACGTTCTGAAGATGGCGCAGGAATTTTTCACGGAAAATTTCAGGAGGCTTACAGCGGGCAGGGTATATCTTGAAGGCCGGGGAATATCGCCGGAAATTGCTGCTTCTTTCGGGATAGGCTATGCGCCGGAATCATGGAGCGATCTTCTTGACGTACTTTCGCGGCGCGGCGTTGACAGAAAAATGATGATTGATTCGGGGCTTGTCATTGAGGGGAAAAACGGAATGCATGACCGTTTCCGGGGGCGTTTGATGTTTCCTGTGAAGGACATTTCCGGGAGGATTATAGCGTTCGGGGGGAGGCTTGTTGCTCCTGACGGCACAGCGAAATACATAAACTCGCCCGAAAGCGACATTTACCGAAAGCGCAGAAATCTCTACATGCTGAACACCGCCGGGAATTATATCCGGGAGAAGGGTTACAGCATATTGTGCGAGGGATATATGGACGTTATACGGCTGCACATGGCCGGATTCCGTGAGAGTGTTGCGTCATTGGGTACGTCATTGACGGCGGAGCAGGCCGGACTCCTGAAGCGTTTTGCTGACAGGTGCTATATCTGCTATGACGGGGACAGTGCCGGGCAGAAAGCCTCAATCAGGGGAATGTACATCCTTGCGGAAAACGGTCTTGACGTGCGTGTGATTCGACTGCCTGAAGGACAAGACCCGGACGACTTCCTCCGGGCTAACCCCCCGGAGAGTTTCGAGAAGGCTATAGCCTCCGCCCTGCCGTTAATCCCGTATCACATTGAGATGTTGCGGCCATTGCTTGAAGACGGACTCCGGCGGAAAGGTGCGCTCCGTGATTTGTGGGATGGCGTGAGAAAAGCAGGTGCTGACGAGTCATTGAGGTACCTTGCGAGTCTGTGCGGGATATTCTCGCTTCCTCCTGACGAAATGAGGCGGCGTATTCTTGACGGCCGGAAAAATCCTGCGCGTGAAATTCCTGCCCCTGTCCCGGAACCTGAAACTGTCAGCAACGGATTAGAGTGCGGATTCTGCGCCATGCTCATGCATAACAGTGAGTGCAGGATGTCGCCTTACGCGGGAAAAATCGCCGGGCTTCTCACGGATGAGGACGCTAAATCTGTCGCAGGGAGCATAATTTCTGACGGGCCGGAAGGACTTCTTGACATGTGGCGGGCAATGGGCGAGACGGGCAAGACGGGAATAATATCGCGGGGAGAAATATTTTTGTCGCAGTTTGCCGGGCTTGATGAGGCGGGGAAATGGGAGCGCATATGCTCAGACATTCAGAGGCAGGGAATAATGCGCCGTATCCGTGAAATTGAGGGGAAAATGTCAGCGAATACGGCAGATTTTGACGAGATGAGAGAACTCAGCGGACTTCACGAAAAGTTACGGGAATCAAAGACTGCGTAA
- a CDS encoding SagB/ThcOx family dehydrogenase, producing MRKIFAAFFVIAVMAGSAFSETVSLPAPDKACDMTLTEALTFRRTDRNFADSDFTLQELSNLLWAAGGVNRPDGKLVYPVAMGKQDITIYAFTREGVCKYDPKENTLELVAEGDHRAETGQQDFVSKAAVNLAYVHDVSLWKDMKAPEEVVRRCGFAHSGEIVQNVYLYCAAMGWNCVVRMSFDAENLAKLMKLSPSQNITLIQTVGKRPQN from the coding sequence ATGAGGAAAATTTTTGCGGCGTTTTTTGTTATTGCGGTCATGGCCGGGAGCGCGTTTTCTGAGACGGTGAGTCTTCCTGCCCCCGACAAAGCATGTGATATGACATTGACGGAGGCATTGACATTCAGGAGGACAGACAGGAATTTTGCTGACAGTGATTTCACGCTTCAGGAGCTGTCAAATCTCCTGTGGGCGGCAGGAGGAGTCAACCGCCCGGACGGAAAATTAGTTTACCCTGTCGCAATGGGCAAGCAGGACATTACGATTTACGCCTTCACGCGGGAGGGAGTCTGCAAATATGACCCGAAAGAAAATACACTTGAGCTTGTCGCGGAAGGAGACCACAGAGCCGAAACAGGACAGCAGGATTTTGTCTCAAAAGCTGCCGTGAATCTCGCGTATGTTCATGACGTTTCATTGTGGAAGGACATGAAAGCCCCTGAAGAGGTCGTGAGGAGATGCGGTTTTGCTCATTCAGGGGAAATAGTGCAGAATGTTTATCTCTACTGCGCGGCTATGGGATGGAACTGCGTTGTGAGGATGTCATTTGACGCTGAGAATCTCGCAAAGCTCATGAAACTTTCACCGTCACAAAATATTACGCTGATTCAGACAGTCGGGAAGAGGCCACAGAATTAA
- a CDS encoding glycerate kinase codes for MHMLKQDMREILDGAIKAVLPENAVKEALNNPAFTSRRGKGRLIVASIGKAAWRMAKAASDILGSGISGAVVTKYDHSMGDIAGLEIFEAGHPVPDMNTISGTKALLEHVKGLKAEDTVLFLVSGGGSALFEFPAEGVTLEDMQNVTSQLLSCGADIVEINTIRKHLSSVKGGRFAELCAPAHVFMVVLSDVLGDRLDSIASGPAAPDMSTCAEALAIVKKYNLKLKPELLERLSHETPKKLDNVTATITGSVTELCRAVAELSAKKGYSPVILTTTLTCEAREAGSFMAGIAREVLTSGNPAKSPCAIIAGGETVVHLTGRGMGGRNQELALSAAEGISGLEGVVVASLGSDGTDGPTDAAGGIVDGKTAGILREKGISIPVVLRNNDAYNALKQADALLMTGPTGTNVNDVSVVLIR; via the coding sequence ATTCACATGCTCAAACAGGACATGCGTGAAATTCTTGACGGAGCAATAAAAGCAGTGCTGCCCGAAAACGCCGTGAAAGAAGCCCTCAATAACCCCGCTTTCACATCACGCAGGGGAAAAGGCCGCCTCATAGTCGCGTCAATCGGTAAAGCCGCCTGGCGAATGGCCAAAGCCGCAAGCGACATTCTCGGCTCAGGCATTTCGGGCGCAGTCGTAACGAAATACGATCACTCAATGGGAGACATTGCCGGGCTTGAGATTTTCGAGGCAGGACACCCAGTACCCGACATGAACACTATCAGCGGCACAAAAGCACTCCTCGAACACGTCAAAGGACTCAAGGCTGAGGATACCGTTCTTTTCCTCGTGAGCGGGGGAGGCTCTGCACTGTTTGAATTTCCTGCTGAGGGCGTTACGCTTGAGGACATGCAGAACGTAACAAGCCAGCTCCTTTCATGCGGTGCTGACATCGTAGAGATTAACACAATCCGCAAGCACCTCTCATCAGTGAAGGGCGGAAGGTTCGCGGAACTCTGCGCTCCGGCTCATGTCTTCATGGTCGTATTGTCTGACGTTCTCGGCGACAGGCTCGACAGCATCGCCTCAGGCCCCGCCGCCCCGGACATGTCAACATGCGCTGAGGCTCTCGCAATCGTCAAGAAATACAATCTCAAGCTCAAGCCCGAACTCCTCGAAAGGCTTTCCCATGAGACTCCCAAGAAGCTCGATAACGTTACAGCAACGATTACAGGGAGCGTTACGGAATTATGCAGGGCTGTGGCTGAGTTGTCCGCGAAAAAAGGATATTCACCCGTCATTCTCACAACGACTCTAACGTGCGAGGCTCGCGAGGCTGGCTCATTCATGGCCGGAATCGCAAGGGAAGTATTAACATCAGGAAACCCGGCAAAATCTCCATGCGCGATTATTGCGGGCGGTGAAACAGTCGTACACCTCACAGGCAGGGGCATGGGCGGACGGAATCAGGAGCTTGCGCTTTCTGCGGCTGAAGGAATTTCGGGGCTTGAGGGAGTCGTTGTAGCCTCGCTCGGTTCTGACGGCACGGACGGCCCTACAGACGCAGCCGGGGGAATCGTCGACGGGAAAACAGCAGGCATACTCCGGGAAAAAGGCATCAGCATTCCCGTTGTACTCAGGAACAATGATGCCTATAACGCACTCAAACAGGCTGACGCTCTCCTCATGACAGGCCCGACAGGAACAAACGTTAATGATGTCAGCGTTGTATTGATACGCTAA